One Streptomyces sp. NBC_00102 DNA segment encodes these proteins:
- the dacB gene encoding D-alanyl-D-alanine carboxypeptidase/D-alanyl-D-alanine-endopeptidase: protein MAEPVDEPSQEPSDPWGKLKGLAGKPALPGNWRLVAGSAVVGLVVAAGAVFAAGPWDNGQRKAERARAADQGRTGDTAHRSSAAGPAEPAPAPSAAAVLAALGTGTGPAAAGTALAPAKALDPLMKASALGTRTTAVVVDTATGKQIYARAAGTPMTPASTIKLATTVAALSALGPDHRIDTTVRASPDLRAVTLVGGGDPTLDEAGLRALARSTAKALTDRKVRKVALSYDASAYSGPSRHPIGPNDNIAPVSALMVREGRLDTSDHGPAARSGDPAADAARTFAGYLKDAGVTTTGEPRSHRPAAKATTLATHRSEPLSALVERTLTNSDNDLAEALARQTALGAGRPASFAGARGAVTAQLKKIGMPVTGARLGDGSGLDRNDKVSAALLAGLLARAADPAHPELRPVLTGLPVAGFSGTLVGRYGEKSGGAGLVRAKTGTLTGVNALAGTVVDAGGRLLSFAFLTSGTTSPGDAEKALDDLATALAGSAG from the coding sequence GTGGCCGAGCCGGTGGATGAACCGTCGCAGGAACCGTCGGACCCCTGGGGCAAGCTGAAGGGCCTGGCCGGAAAACCGGCCCTGCCGGGCAACTGGCGGCTCGTCGCAGGCTCCGCGGTCGTCGGCCTGGTGGTCGCCGCCGGCGCCGTGTTCGCCGCCGGCCCCTGGGACAACGGTCAGCGTAAGGCCGAACGCGCCCGCGCCGCCGACCAGGGCCGGACAGGTGACACAGCTCACCGGAGTTCCGCGGCGGGCCCCGCCGAGCCCGCTCCGGCCCCCAGCGCCGCCGCGGTGCTCGCCGCACTGGGTACCGGCACCGGTCCCGCGGCGGCCGGGACGGCGCTCGCGCCGGCCAAGGCGCTGGACCCGTTGATGAAGGCGTCCGCGCTCGGCACCCGTACGACGGCGGTCGTCGTCGACACCGCCACCGGCAAGCAGATCTACGCCCGCGCCGCCGGCACGCCGATGACCCCGGCCTCGACCATCAAGCTCGCCACCACGGTCGCCGCGCTCTCCGCGCTCGGCCCCGACCACCGCATCGACACCACCGTGCGCGCCTCTCCCGACCTGCGCGCCGTCACCCTGGTCGGCGGCGGCGACCCCACCCTGGACGAGGCCGGGCTGCGCGCGCTGGCCCGGTCCACCGCGAAGGCCCTGACGGACCGGAAGGTGCGGAAGGTCGCACTGTCGTACGACGCCTCCGCCTACTCCGGGCCCTCCCGCCACCCCATCGGCCCCAACGACAACATCGCCCCGGTCAGCGCGCTGATGGTCCGCGAGGGCCGCCTCGACACGAGCGACCACGGGCCCGCCGCACGCTCCGGCGACCCCGCCGCCGACGCCGCCCGCACCTTCGCCGGATACCTGAAGGACGCGGGCGTCACCACGACGGGCGAACCGCGCTCCCACCGTCCCGCCGCCAAGGCGACCACCCTCGCCACCCACCGCTCCGAGCCGCTCTCCGCGCTGGTCGAACGCACCCTCACCAACAGCGACAACGACCTAGCCGAGGCCCTCGCCCGGCAGACCGCCCTCGGCGCCGGGCGCCCGGCCAGCTTCGCCGGAGCCCGCGGCGCGGTCACCGCCCAGCTGAAGAAGATCGGCATGCCGGTCACCGGCGCCCGGCTCGGCGACGGCAGCGGACTCGACCGGAACGACAAGGTGTCCGCCGCCCTGCTCGCGGGCCTGCTCGCCCGCGCCGCCGACCCCGCCCACCCCGAGCTGCGCCCCGTTCTCACCGGACTGCCGGTGGCCGGCTTCAGCGGCACCCTCGTCGGCCGGTACGGCGAGAAGTCGGGCGGTGCCGGACTCGTACGGGCCAAGACGGGCACCCTCACCGGCGTCAACGCCCTGGCCGGCACCGTCGTGGACGCCGGTGGACGGCTGCTCTCCTTCGCCTTCCTCACCTCCGGCACCACCTCTCCCGGCGACGCCGAGAAGGCCCTCGACGACCTCGCCACCGCCCTGGCCGGCAGCGCGGGTTAG
- the folK gene encoding 2-amino-4-hydroxy-6-hydroxymethyldihydropteridine diphosphokinase: MTAFSARGQSDPTVQPVPASVVQQVDDADITLSNPKRAVISLGSNLGNRLETLQGAIDALEDTPGVRVKAVSPVYETEPWGVEPGSQPSYFNAVVVVKTTLPPSSLLERGQAIEEAFDRVREERWGPRTIDVDIVAYADVVSDDPHLTLPHPRAGERAFVLAPWHDVDPEAQLPGAGPVAGLLAAIGRDGVLPRADLELRLPE, encoded by the coding sequence ATGACAGCATTTTCCGCCCGCGGGCAGAGCGATCCCACTGTCCAGCCGGTGCCGGCCTCGGTCGTCCAGCAGGTGGACGACGCCGACATCACCCTCTCCAACCCCAAGCGGGCCGTGATCTCCCTCGGCTCCAACCTGGGCAACCGCCTGGAGACCCTCCAGGGCGCCATCGACGCCCTGGAGGACACCCCCGGCGTCCGGGTCAAAGCGGTCTCCCCGGTGTACGAGACGGAGCCCTGGGGCGTGGAGCCCGGCTCCCAGCCCTCGTACTTCAACGCGGTGGTCGTGGTGAAGACGACGCTGCCGCCGTCCTCGCTGCTGGAGCGCGGCCAGGCCATCGAGGAGGCCTTCGACCGGGTCCGCGAGGAGCGCTGGGGCCCCCGCACCATCGACGTCGACATCGTCGCCTACGCCGACGTGGTCTCCGACGACCCGCACCTCACCCTGCCGCACCCCCGCGCCGGCGAGCGGGCCTTCGTCCTCGCGCCCTGGCACGACGTGGACCCCGAGGCGCAGCTGCCGGGCGCCGGTCCGGTCGCCGGGCTGCTGGCCGCGATCGGCCGGGACGGCGTGCTGCCCCGGGCCGACCTGGAACTCCGCCTGCCCGAGTGA
- a CDS encoding DUF3180 domain-containing protein, whose protein sequence is MKQLRLRVLAGLFAAAGVLSWAAARLWDTLGTLPSVPLAAPIVLAAIAAILLATALSLRSRLRAQRERRPGAKGVEPLMAARALVFGQASALVAALVAGMYGGTAVFLLSYLDLAPRRDQAIYAGAAVVASFAVIAAALFLEHVCKLPEDHDDDTSVAAA, encoded by the coding sequence GTGAAGCAACTACGGCTCCGAGTGCTGGCCGGCCTCTTCGCCGCCGCGGGCGTGCTGTCCTGGGCGGCCGCCCGCCTCTGGGACACCCTCGGCACCCTGCCGAGCGTCCCGCTGGCCGCGCCGATCGTCCTCGCGGCCATCGCCGCGATCCTGCTGGCGACGGCCCTCTCGCTGCGCTCCCGGCTCCGCGCCCAGCGCGAGCGCCGCCCCGGGGCCAAGGGCGTCGAACCGCTGATGGCGGCCAGGGCCCTCGTGTTCGGCCAGGCCAGCGCCCTGGTGGCCGCGCTGGTCGCCGGGATGTACGGCGGCACGGCGGTGTTCCTGCTGAGTTATCTGGACCTGGCTCCCCGTCGCGACCAGGCGATCTACGCGGGCGCCGCGGTGGTGGCGTCCTTCGCCGTCATCGCCGCCGCGCTCTTCCTGGAGCACGTCTGCAAGCTCCCCGAGGACCACGACGACGACACGAGCGTGGCCGCGGCCTGA
- the hpt gene encoding hypoxanthine phosphoribosyltransferase, which translates to MGSDLQSVLLTKEQIDAKLVELAAKIDAEYAGKDLLLVGVLKGAVMVMADLARALSTPATMDWMAVSSYGAGTQSSGVVRILKDLDTDIKGKHVLIVEDIIDSGLTLSWLLSNLGSREPASLEVCTLLRKPDAAKVAIDVKWIGFDIPNEFVVGYGLDYAEKYRNLPFVGTLAPHVYGG; encoded by the coding sequence ATGGGCAGCGACCTTCAGTCGGTGCTCCTCACGAAGGAACAGATCGACGCGAAGCTCGTCGAGCTGGCCGCGAAGATCGACGCGGAGTACGCGGGCAAGGATCTGCTCCTCGTCGGGGTCCTCAAGGGCGCGGTGATGGTCATGGCCGACCTGGCCCGCGCGCTCTCCACCCCCGCCACCATGGACTGGATGGCCGTCTCCTCGTACGGCGCGGGCACCCAGTCCTCCGGTGTCGTCCGCATCCTCAAGGATCTGGACACCGACATCAAGGGCAAGCACGTCCTGATCGTCGAGGACATCATCGACTCCGGGCTGACGCTCTCCTGGCTGCTCTCCAACCTGGGTTCGCGCGAGCCGGCGAGCCTGGAGGTCTGCACCCTGCTGCGCAAGCCGGACGCCGCCAAGGTCGCGATCGACGTGAAGTGGATCGGCTTCGACATCCCCAACGAGTTCGTCGTCGGCTACGGGCTGGACTACGCGGAGAAGTACCGCAACCTCCCGTTCGTCGGCACCCTCGCCCCGCACGTCTACGGCGGCTGA
- the folB gene encoding dihydroneopterin aldolase, with protein sequence MDRVALRGLKARGHHGVFPREREEGQTFIVDLALSLDTRAAAAADDLSRTVHYGIVAEEVVAIVEGEPVDLIETLAERIAQQCLQHEGVHEVEVVVHKPDAPITVPFDDVTITIIRSRA encoded by the coding sequence GTGGATCGTGTCGCGCTGCGCGGCCTCAAGGCCCGTGGACACCATGGCGTCTTTCCCCGGGAACGCGAAGAGGGCCAGACCTTCATCGTGGACCTGGCCCTGAGCCTGGACACCCGGGCGGCCGCCGCCGCCGACGATCTCTCGCGGACCGTGCACTACGGCATCGTCGCGGAAGAGGTCGTCGCCATCGTCGAGGGCGAGCCGGTCGATCTCATCGAGACCCTCGCCGAACGCATCGCCCAGCAGTGTCTCCAGCACGAGGGGGTCCACGAGGTCGAGGTGGTCGTCCACAAGCCGGACGCCCCGATCACGGTCCCCTTCGACGACGTGACCATCACCATCATCCGGAGCCGAGCATGA
- the folE gene encoding GTP cyclohydrolase I FolE — translation MTDPVTLDGAHVNGPYGEFDEKRAEAAVRELLIAVGEDPDREGLLETPGRVARAYREIFAGLFQEARDVLTTTFDLGHDEMVLVKDIEVFSTCEHHLVPFRGVAHVGYIPATSGKITGLSKLARLVDVYARRPQVQERLTTQIAESLMEILEPRGVIVVIECEHMCMSMRGIRKPGAKTITSAVRGQLRDPATRAEAMSLIMAR, via the coding sequence ATGACCGACCCGGTGACGCTGGACGGCGCGCACGTGAACGGCCCGTATGGCGAGTTCGACGAGAAGCGGGCCGAGGCTGCCGTGCGCGAGCTGCTGATAGCGGTGGGCGAGGACCCGGACCGCGAGGGGCTCCTGGAGACTCCGGGGCGCGTCGCGCGGGCGTACCGGGAGATCTTCGCCGGACTCTTCCAGGAGGCCCGGGACGTCCTGACGACCACGTTCGACCTGGGGCACGACGAGATGGTCCTGGTGAAGGACATCGAGGTCTTCTCCACCTGTGAGCACCACCTGGTGCCATTCCGCGGGGTCGCGCACGTGGGGTACATCCCGGCGACCTCGGGGAAGATCACCGGGCTCTCCAAGCTGGCCCGGCTGGTGGACGTCTACGCCCGTCGTCCGCAGGTGCAGGAGCGGCTGACCACGCAGATCGCCGAGTCCCTGATGGAGATCCTGGAGCCGCGCGGCGTCATCGTCGTCATCGAGTGCGAGCACATGTGCATGTCGATGCGCGGCATCCGCAAGCCCGGCGCGAAGACGATCACCTCGGCGGTGCGCGGGCAGCTCCGCGATCCGGCGACGCGGGCCGAGGCGATGAGCCTCATCATGGCGCGCTGA
- the tilS gene encoding tRNA lysidine(34) synthetase TilS, whose translation MGPHPAVAAIRLAVRRVLHDVLTEHTLRAGQGLHPGRPGNHLLAEAGGAGRTAFAERPAVPPRPLVLVACSGGADSMALASALAFEARKLDVRAGGITVDHNLQTGSGLRAAEVVTRLTAMDLDPVEAVAVHVGREGGPEAAARDARYAALDAAAERHGAVTILLGHTRDDQAETVLLGLARGSGIRSLSGMAAASGPAGRYRRPFLQLDRQTVRKACLVQSLPVWDDPHNADPAYTRSRLRHEGLPALEKALGKGVVEALARTAQLSRDDADALDGWAAEAERAVRDDDGELDCAKLWALPPAVRRRVLRRAVIEAGAPAGSLFARHVEEVDRLITGWRGQRALNLPGRVEARRQGGRLVIRQS comes from the coding sequence ATGGGTCCCCATCCTGCGGTCGCGGCGATACGCCTGGCGGTCCGCCGCGTACTCCACGACGTACTCACCGAACACACCCTCCGTGCCGGCCAGGGTCTCCACCCCGGCCGTCCCGGAAACCACCTCCTCGCCGAAGCCGGCGGAGCCGGACGGACGGCCTTCGCCGAACGGCCCGCCGTCCCGCCCCGGCCCCTCGTCCTGGTGGCCTGCTCCGGCGGCGCCGACTCCATGGCGCTCGCCTCGGCCCTCGCCTTCGAGGCCCGCAAACTCGACGTACGGGCCGGCGGCATCACCGTCGACCACAACCTCCAGACCGGCAGCGGACTGCGCGCCGCCGAGGTCGTCACCCGGCTGACCGCCATGGACCTCGACCCCGTCGAGGCCGTCGCCGTCCACGTCGGACGCGAAGGCGGCCCCGAGGCCGCCGCCCGCGACGCCCGCTACGCCGCGCTCGACGCCGCCGCCGAGCGCCACGGCGCCGTCACGATCCTGCTCGGGCACACCCGTGACGACCAGGCCGAGACGGTGCTGCTCGGGCTCGCCCGGGGCTCCGGCATCCGCTCGCTCTCCGGCATGGCCGCCGCCTCCGGGCCGGCCGGCCGCTACCGCCGCCCCTTCCTCCAGCTCGACCGCCAGACCGTCCGCAAGGCCTGCCTCGTCCAGTCCCTCCCCGTCTGGGACGACCCGCACAACGCCGACCCCGCCTACACCCGCTCCCGCCTCCGCCACGAGGGCCTGCCCGCCCTGGAGAAAGCCCTCGGCAAGGGCGTCGTCGAGGCACTCGCCCGTACGGCCCAGCTCTCCCGGGACGACGCCGACGCCCTGGACGGCTGGGCCGCCGAGGCCGAGCGCGCCGTACGCGACGACGACGGCGAGCTGGACTGCGCCAAGCTCTGGGCGCTGCCGCCCGCCGTACGCCGCCGGGTGCTGCGCCGCGCCGTCATCGAGGCGGGTGCCCCGGCCGGTTCGCTCTTCGCCCGGCACGTCGAGGAAGTGGACCGGCTCATCACCGGCTGGCGGGGCCAGCGCGCCCTCAACCTGCCCGGCCGCGTCGAAGCCCGGCGTCAGGGTGGCAGACTGGTCATCCGGCAGAGCTGA
- the folP gene encoding dihydropteroate synthase gives MSTLRGRGTVEGLPEWDRCAVMGVVNVTPDSFSDGGRWFDTTAAIKRGLALMADGADLIDVGGESTRPGASRVDEDEELRRVVPVVRGLVAEGAVVSVDTMRARVAEQAVAAGGVLVNDVSGGLADPDMVRVVAETGAPFVVMHWRGFSESMNARAVYADVVGEVVAELRERMDAVVAGGVAPERIVIDPGLGFAKDTAQDLALVAHLDALHGLGRPLLVAASRKRFLGKTLAGPDGTPPPARERDAATAAVSTLSARAGAWAVRVHEVRASADAVRVCRAVEGAA, from the coding sequence ATGAGTACGTTGCGCGGACGGGGCACGGTCGAGGGCCTGCCGGAGTGGGATCGCTGTGCGGTCATGGGTGTCGTCAATGTGACCCCGGACTCCTTCTCCGACGGAGGCCGGTGGTTCGACACCACGGCCGCGATCAAACGCGGACTGGCCCTGATGGCCGACGGCGCGGACCTGATCGACGTCGGCGGTGAGTCGACACGCCCCGGCGCGAGCCGGGTCGACGAGGACGAGGAGTTGCGCCGGGTGGTGCCCGTCGTCCGGGGCCTGGTCGCCGAGGGCGCCGTGGTCTCCGTGGACACCATGCGGGCCCGGGTCGCCGAGCAGGCCGTCGCGGCCGGCGGAGTGCTGGTGAACGACGTCAGCGGCGGTCTGGCCGACCCGGACATGGTCCGGGTGGTCGCCGAGACCGGCGCGCCGTTCGTCGTGATGCACTGGCGCGGCTTCAGCGAGTCCATGAACGCCCGGGCCGTCTACGCGGACGTGGTCGGCGAAGTCGTCGCCGAGCTGCGGGAACGCATGGACGCGGTGGTCGCGGGCGGGGTGGCACCCGAGCGGATCGTGATCGACCCGGGGCTCGGCTTCGCCAAGGACACCGCCCAGGACCTGGCGCTCGTCGCGCACCTGGACGCGCTGCACGGCCTCGGCCGGCCGCTACTGGTGGCCGCGTCCCGGAAGCGGTTCCTGGGTAAGACCCTGGCCGGTCCGGACGGCACCCCGCCCCCGGCCCGGGAGCGCGACGCGGCGACCGCCGCGGTCTCCACCCTCTCCGCCCGGGCCGGTGCCTGGGCCGTCCGGGTCCACGAGGTCCGGGCCAGCGCCGACGCCGTACGCGTGTGCCGCGCCGTCGAAGGAGCCGCGTGA
- the ftsH gene encoding ATP-dependent zinc metalloprotease FtsH: protein MDVKRYFRGPVMWIVLAVLAVVVLMQVVGSSGGYKTVDTAKVVQAISKNQVESAKLTTGDQQILKIELKDGQKLKGESGSKFQASYIGSQGVDLADTLQQKFESGDIEKGYTVSPSKQSPFLSILLSLLPFVLIVVIFLFLMNQMQGGGSKVMQFGKSKAKLITKDTPKTTFADVAGSDEAVEELQEIKEFLQEPAKFQAVGAKIPKGVLLYGPPGTGKTLLARAVAGEAGVPFYSISGSDFVEMFVGVGASRVRDLFEQAKANAPAIVFVDEIDAVGRHRGAGMGGGHDEREQTLNQLLVEMDGFDVKGGVILIAATNRPDILDPALLRPGRFDRQIAVDRPDMLGRLEILKVHKKGKPVTDDVDLNAVARRTPGFTGADLANVLNEAALLTARGNKKLIDNSTLDEAIDRVVAGPQKRTRIMSEKEKKITAYHEGGHALVAAASPQSDPVHKITILSRGRALGYTMVLPEEDKYSTTRNEMLDQLAYMLGGRAAEELVFHDPTTGAANDIEKASATARAMVTQYGMTERLGAIKFGGDNTEPFVGREMGHQRDYSEEVAALVDEEVKKLIETAHNEAWEILVENRDILDTLVLQLLEKETLGKEEIAEIFAPIVKRPARPAWTGSARRTPSTRPPVLSPKELALTNGSAGANGSVASSDAAPAKDLSSEDRPES, encoded by the coding sequence ATGGACGTGAAGCGATACTTCCGTGGGCCGGTCATGTGGATCGTGCTGGCCGTCCTCGCCGTGGTCGTGTTGATGCAGGTCGTCGGCTCGTCCGGCGGCTACAAGACGGTGGACACCGCCAAGGTGGTCCAGGCGATCAGCAAGAACCAGGTGGAGTCGGCCAAGCTGACCACCGGTGACCAACAAATCCTCAAGATCGAGCTGAAGGACGGCCAGAAGCTCAAGGGCGAGTCCGGCAGCAAGTTCCAGGCCAGCTACATCGGCAGCCAGGGCGTCGACCTCGCCGACACGCTGCAGCAGAAGTTCGAGAGCGGTGACATCGAGAAGGGTTACACCGTCTCGCCGTCGAAGCAGTCGCCGTTCCTCTCGATCCTGCTGTCGCTCCTGCCCTTCGTCCTCATCGTGGTCATCTTCCTGTTCCTGATGAACCAGATGCAGGGTGGCGGCTCCAAGGTCATGCAGTTCGGCAAGTCCAAGGCCAAGCTGATCACCAAGGACACGCCGAAGACGACGTTCGCCGACGTGGCGGGCTCGGACGAGGCCGTCGAAGAGCTCCAGGAGATCAAGGAGTTCCTCCAGGAGCCGGCGAAGTTCCAGGCCGTCGGCGCCAAGATCCCGAAGGGCGTCCTGCTCTACGGGCCGCCCGGTACGGGCAAAACGCTGCTCGCACGCGCCGTCGCCGGCGAAGCGGGCGTGCCGTTCTACTCGATCTCCGGCTCCGACTTCGTCGAGATGTTCGTCGGTGTCGGTGCCTCCCGGGTCCGTGACCTCTTCGAGCAGGCCAAGGCGAACGCCCCGGCGATCGTCTTCGTCGACGAGATCGACGCCGTCGGCCGGCACCGCGGTGCCGGTATGGGCGGCGGTCACGACGAGCGCGAGCAGACGCTCAACCAGCTGCTCGTCGAGATGGACGGCTTCGACGTCAAGGGCGGCGTGATCCTGATCGCCGCGACCAACCGGCCGGACATCCTCGACCCCGCGCTGCTGCGCCCGGGCCGGTTCGACCGTCAGATCGCCGTGGACCGCCCGGACATGCTGGGGCGCCTGGAGATCCTCAAGGTGCACAAGAAGGGCAAGCCGGTCACCGACGACGTCGACCTGAACGCCGTCGCCCGACGTACCCCCGGCTTCACCGGCGCCGACCTGGCGAACGTGCTGAACGAAGCGGCGCTCCTCACGGCGCGCGGCAACAAGAAGCTGATCGACAACTCCACCCTGGACGAGGCGATCGACCGCGTCGTGGCCGGACCGCAGAAGCGGACCCGGATCATGTCCGAGAAGGAGAAGAAGATCACCGCGTACCACGAGGGCGGACACGCCCTGGTCGCGGCGGCTTCCCCCCAGTCGGACCCGGTGCACAAGATCACGATCCTCTCCCGCGGCCGCGCCCTCGGTTACACGATGGTGCTCCCGGAGGAGGACAAGTACTCCACGACGCGCAACGAGATGCTCGACCAGCTCGCGTACATGCTGGGCGGGCGCGCGGCCGAGGAGCTGGTCTTCCACGACCCGACCACCGGTGCCGCCAACGACATCGAGAAGGCCAGTGCCACGGCCCGCGCGATGGTGACGCAGTACGGCATGACCGAGCGGCTCGGCGCGATCAAGTTCGGCGGTGACAACACCGAGCCCTTCGTGGGCCGCGAGATGGGTCACCAGCGCGACTACTCGGAAGAGGTCGCCGCGCTCGTCGACGAAGAGGTCAAGAAGCTCATCGAGACCGCGCACAACGAGGCGTGGGAGATCCTGGTCGAGAACCGCGACATCCTCGACACCCTGGTCCTCCAGCTCCTGGAGAAGGAGACCCTGGGCAAGGAGGAGATCGCGGAGATCTTCGCCCCGATCGTGAAGCGCCCGGCCCGCCCGGCGTGGACCGGTTCCGCCCGGCGCACCCCGTCGACGCGTCCGCCGGTGCTCTCACCGAAGGAACTCGCGCTGACCAACGGCTCGGCCGGTGCCAACGGCTCGGTGGCTTCCTCGGACGCCGCCCCGGCCAAGGACCTCTCCTCGGAGGACCGTCCGGAGAGCTGA
- a CDS encoding nuclear transport factor 2 family protein, translating into MTTPPAGSGDDAPDAPGAPDATDAAADVAAVEQANTDFYEAMESGDYERLADRWLPGEDLTVSCVHPGWPVLRGRGDVLRSYALIMANTEYIQFILTDVDVAMTGDTALVNCTENILSGGPAEGDDTVGPLVGQLVVATNVFRRTPDGWKLWSHHGSPVLTESDDEPGPESPA; encoded by the coding sequence GTGACCACGCCGCCCGCGGGCTCCGGGGACGACGCCCCCGACGCCCCTGGCGCCCCCGACGCCACGGACGCGGCGGCTGACGTAGCCGCCGTCGAACAGGCGAACACCGACTTCTACGAGGCGATGGAGAGCGGCGACTACGAACGTCTCGCCGACCGCTGGCTGCCCGGCGAGGACCTCACGGTCTCCTGCGTCCACCCCGGCTGGCCGGTGCTCCGGGGCCGCGGCGACGTGCTGCGCAGCTACGCGCTCATCATGGCGAACACCGAGTACATCCAGTTCATCCTGACCGACGTGGACGTCGCCATGACCGGGGACACCGCCCTGGTCAACTGCACGGAGAACATCCTCAGCGGCGGCCCCGCCGAGGGCGACGACACCGTCGGCCCCCTGGTGGGCCAGCTGGTCGTCGCGACCAACGTGTTCCGGCGCACCCCGGACGGCTGGAAGCTCTGGTCCCACCACGGGTCGCCCGTGCTCACCGAATCCGACGACGAACCCGGGCCGGAGTCCCCGGCCTGA
- a CDS encoding zinc-dependent metalloprotease codes for MTSIGGAEMVDWNLAVATATRLVRPGPEIDREEARAVVAELRRHAKASEEHVRSFTRMIPEGPGAPVPADTPVLVVDRAGWIKANVAGFRELLRPLLAKMQERRGSGPGQSVVGALGGKVTGVELGMLLSFLASRVLGQYETFAPASRELPALDQGGGRLLLVAPNIVHVERELDVDPHDFRLWVALHEETHRTQFTGVPWLRDHLRGEIQSFLDETDVDPATFVDQLREAVQSLVGGRPEGERGEGGGRSLVELVQTPAQREILGRLTAVMSLLEGHADFVMDGVGPDVVPSVAEIREKFQQRRARGAGRLDLALRKLLGMDAKLRQYRDGERFVSAVVAEVGMDGFNRVWTSPNTLPTKAEIASPADWVARVHRKADS; via the coding sequence ATGACGAGCATCGGTGGTGCCGAGATGGTCGACTGGAATCTCGCGGTGGCGACCGCGACCCGGCTCGTACGGCCGGGTCCCGAGATCGACCGCGAGGAGGCGCGTGCCGTCGTCGCGGAGCTGCGCCGCCACGCCAAGGCCTCGGAAGAGCACGTCCGTTCCTTCACCCGGATGATCCCCGAGGGCCCCGGGGCCCCCGTCCCCGCCGACACCCCCGTCCTCGTCGTGGACCGGGCCGGCTGGATCAAGGCCAACGTCGCCGGGTTCCGCGAACTCCTGCGCCCGCTGCTCGCCAAGATGCAGGAGCGGCGCGGCAGCGGACCCGGCCAGAGCGTCGTCGGGGCCCTCGGCGGCAAGGTGACCGGCGTCGAACTCGGCATGCTGCTGTCCTTCCTCGCCTCCCGCGTGCTCGGCCAGTACGAGACCTTCGCCCCCGCGAGCCGCGAGCTGCCCGCCCTCGACCAGGGCGGCGGCCGGCTGCTCCTCGTCGCCCCGAACATCGTCCACGTCGAACGCGAACTCGACGTGGACCCGCACGACTTCCGGCTCTGGGTGGCCCTCCACGAGGAGACCCACCGCACCCAGTTCACCGGGGTGCCGTGGCTCCGCGACCACCTCCGGGGCGAGATCCAGTCCTTCCTGGACGAGACCGACGTGGACCCCGCCACCTTCGTGGACCAGCTGCGCGAGGCCGTGCAGTCGCTCGTCGGCGGGCGGCCCGAGGGAGAGCGGGGCGAGGGCGGCGGACGCAGCCTCGTCGAACTCGTCCAGACCCCCGCCCAGCGCGAGATCCTCGGCCGGCTCACCGCCGTGATGTCCCTGCTGGAGGGGCACGCCGACTTCGTCATGGACGGTGTCGGACCCGACGTGGTCCCCTCGGTCGCCGAGATCCGCGAGAAGTTCCAGCAGCGCCGGGCGCGCGGCGCGGGCCGCCTCGACCTGGCCCTGCGCAAACTGCTCGGCATGGACGCGAAGCTCCGTCAGTACCGCGACGGGGAGCGGTTCGTGAGCGCCGTGGTCGCCGAGGTCGGCATGGACGGGTTCAACCGGGTGTGGACCTCGCCCAACACCCTCCCGACGAAGGCCGAGATCGCCAGCCCCGCCGACTGGGTCGCGCGCGTGCACCGTAAGGCAGATTCGTGA